The following proteins are co-located in the Solanum pennellii chromosome 8, SPENNV200 genome:
- the LOC107027423 gene encoding putative F-box/LRR-repeat protein 23 — protein MPIVHKSSTIEPPLQSAPWAELPVEITMDILQRLGTIEIVDSAQRVCSTWWKVCHDPAMWRVIDLKYDPNSDMRGVLNKICRIAVDRSQGQLLKISIGSKDLLNYIADRSSQRRHLRLVNCGNVAGGLVSAAKNFPLLEELHAHLTFITAEDIESVGRYCPLLKSFTLNASRCSTIGYSLSTDDGQALAIATSMPELRHLALLLNPLTNVGLQAILDGCPHLVSLDLRHSNVDLEGDLGRRCRQQIVDLKQPHDSTQDYEFDSKIHYYYGCWSYDEYEYQDYLSNIGRYIDSENENG, from the exons ATGCCGATTGTTCATAAATCATCCACAATTGAACCACCGCTGCAATCGGCGCCGTGGGCTGAGCTTCCGGTGGAAATTACTATGGACATTCTGCAGCGTTTGGGAACGATAGAGATAGTGGATAGTGCGCAGAGGGTTTGTAGTACGTGGTGGAAGGTTTGCCATGATCCCGCTATGTGGCGTGTTATTGACTTGAAATATGACCCTAATAGTGACATGCGTGGTGTGTTGAATAAGATATGTCGGATTGCTGTGGATCGTAGCCAGGGCCAGTTACTCAAAATTAGCATTGGTAGCAAAGACCTGCTCAATTACATTGCTGACAG ATCAAGTCAGCGCAGACATCTCCGACTTGTCAACTGTGGTAACGTTGCTGGAGGTTTGGTTTCAGCTGCCAAGAATTTCCCTTTGTTGGAGGAGTTGCACGCTCACTTGACCTTTATTACTGCAGAGGATATAGAAAGTGTTGGTCGTTATTGCCCTCTGCTTAAGTCATTTACATTGAATGCCAGTAGATGCTCTACAATTGGATATTCACTGTCTACAGATGATGGTCAAGCGCTAGCTATTGCTACAAGTATGCCTGAATTGCGACACCTTGCTCTACTTTTGAATCCATTGACAAATGTAGGACTTCAAGCCATTCTTGATGGCTGTCCACACCTTGTATCGCTTGACTTGCGTCACTCTAATGTTGATCTTGAAGGGGATTTAGGAAGAAGATGCAGGCAACAAATTGTTGATCTAAAGCAACCTCATGATTCCACTCaagattatgaatttgattcaaaaatacattattacTATGGATGCTGGTCCTATGATGAATACGAATACCAAGACTATCTTAGCAATATTGGTCGTTACattgatagtgaaaatgaaAACGGGTAA
- the LOC107027422 gene encoding putative F-box/LRR-repeat protein 23: MKVCHGPAMWRVIDLKYESHFSRMSLVLYMLLDRMYRIAVDRSQGKLLIISIQNFGSRELLNYIAKRSSQLRYLKLVKCFNIAGGLAVAAKNLPLLEELHIHLTFISEEDIESVGRYCPLLNSFTLNASEYDTPVNLISADDGQALDIAKSMPELRHLALIANTLTNVGLEAILDGCPHLLSLDLRCCYNIDLEGDLGKRCREQIVDRKQPCASCQDYEFYSEFSHYCFSNDDSTFRD, translated from the exons ATGAAGGTGTGCCATGGTCCCGCTATGTGGCGTGTTATTGACTTGAAGTATGAATCTCATTTTAGTAGAATGTCTCTGGTGCTGTATATGTTGCTGGATAGGATGTATCGCATAGCAGTGGATCGTAGCCAGGGCAAATTACTCATAATTAGCATCCAAAATTTTGGTAGCAGAGAGTTGCTCAATTACATTGCTAAGAG ATCAAGTCAGCTCAGATATCTAAAACTTGTCAAGTGTTTTAACATTGCTGGAGGTTTGGCTGTAGCCGCCAAGAACTTGCCGTTGTTGGAGGAGTTGCACATTCACTTGACCTTTATTAGCGAAGAGGATATAGAAAGTGTTGGTCGTTATTGTCCTCTGCTTAACTCATTCACATTGAATGCCAGTGAATATGATACTCCTGTAAATTTAATATCTGCAGATGATGGTCAAGCTCTAGACATTGCCAAAAGTATGCCTGAATTGCGGCACCTTGCACTTATTGCAAATACGCTGACAAATGTTGGACTTGAAGCTATTCTTGATGGCTGTCCACACCTTTTATCACTTGACTTGCGCTGCTGTTATAATATTGATCTTGAAGGAGATTTAGGTAAAAGATGCAGAGAACAGATTGTAGATCGTAAGCAACCTTGTGCTTCCTGTCAAGATTATGAGTTTTATTCTGAATTTTCACATTACTGTTTCTCTAATGATGACTCTACATTTAGGGACTAG
- the LOC107027046 gene encoding putative F-box/LRR-repeat protein 23: protein MDILQRLGTIEIVESTQRVCSTWWKVCHDPAMWRVIDLKYDPPCVKHCVLKKICRIAVDRSQGQLLKISIHKFGNKDLLYYIAESVAGSLSSAAKNLPLLEELHIHLTLITEEDIESVGRYCPLLKSFTLNARVCFNFGYSRLPDDGQALAIATSMPELRCLALILNPLTSVGLEAILDGCPHLVSLDLRRCNNIDLVGDIGRRCREQIANLKQPHDYEFDSEVSRHYLSSYDNYKSRMIYSCLDSDTFTGYRNFLSYRHYHESSDDDDYFDIPY, encoded by the exons ATGGACATTCTGCAGCGTCTGGGAACGATAGAGATAGTGGAGAGTACGCAGAGGGTTTGTAGTACGTGGTGGAAGGTTTGCCATGATCCCGCTATGTGGCGTGTTATTGACTTGAAATATGACCCTCCCTGTGTCAAGCATTGTGTGCTGAAGAAAATATGTCGGATTGCGGTGGATCGTAGCCAGGGCCAGTTACTCAAAATTAGCATCCACAAGTTTGGTAACAAAGACTTGCTCTATTACATTGCTGAGAG TGTTGCTGGAAGTTTGTCGTCAGCCGCTAAGAACTTGCCGTTGTTGGAGGAGTTGCACATCCACTTGACCTTAATTACTGAAGAAGATATAGAAAGTGTTGGTCGTTATTGCCCTCTACTTAAGTCATTTACATTGAATGCCCGTGTATGTTTTAACTTTGGATATTCACGACTTCCAGATGATGGTCAAGCCTTAGCTATTGCTACAAGTATGCCTGAATTGCGGTGCCTTGCACtaattttgaatcccttgacAAGTGTAGGACTTGAAGCTATTCTTGATGGCTGTCCACACCTTGTATCACTTGACTTGCGCCGCTGTAATAATATTGATCTTGTAGGGGATATAGGAAGAAGATGCAGAGAACAGATTGCAAATCTAAAGCAACCTCatgattatgaatttgattcTGAAGTTTCACGTCATTACTTGTCCTCTTATGATAACTACAAATCTAGGATGATATATAGTTGTCTTGATTCTGATACATTCACCGGCTACAGGAACTTCCTCAGCTACAGACACTATCATGAGtccagtgatgatgatgattacttTGATATTCCGTATTAA
- the LOC107028318 gene encoding putative F-box/LRR-repeat protein 23 codes for MYRIAVDRSQGKLLIISIQNFGSRELLNYIAKRYSIAKDRRQRILDNRSSQLRYLKLVKCFNIAGGLAVAAKNLPLFEELHIHLTFISEEDIESVGRYCPLLNSFTLNASEYDTPVNLISADDGQALAISKSMPELRHLALIANTLTNVGLEAILDGCPHLVSLDLRCCYNIDLEGDLGKRCREQIVDVKQPCASCQDYEFYSEFSHYCFSNDDSTFRD; via the exons ATGTATCGCATAGCAGTGGATCGTAGCCAGGGCAAATTACTCATAATTAGCATCCAAAATTTTGGTAGCAGAGAGTTGCTCAATTACATTGCTAAGAGGTACTCTATTGCTAAGGATCGTAGACAGAGAATTTTGGAT AACAGATCAAGTCAGCTCAGATATCTTAAACTTGTCAAGTGTTTTAACATTGCTGGAGGTTTGGCTGTAGCCGCCAAGAACTTGCCGTTGTTTGAGGAGTTGCACATTCACTTGACCTTTATTAGCGAAGAGGATATAGAAAGTGTTGGTCGTTATTGTCCTCTGCTTAACTCATTCACATTGAATGCCAGTGAATATGATACTCCTGTAAATTTAATATCTGCAGATGATGGTCAAGCTCTAGCCATTTCCAAAAGTATGCCTGAATTGCGGCACCTTGCACTTATTGCAAATACGTTGACAAATGTTGGACTTGAAGCTATTCTTGATGGCTGTCCACACCTTGTATCACTTGACTTGCGCTGCTGTTATAATATTGATCTTGAAGGAGATTTAGGTAAAAGATGCAGAGAACAGATTGTAGATGTTAAGCAACCTTGTGCTTCCTGTCAAGATTATGAGTTTTATTCTGAATTTTCACATTACTGTTTCTCTAATGATGACTCTACATTTAGGGACTAG
- the LOC107027047 gene encoding putative F-box/LRR-repeat protein 23: MPIVHKASTIEPPLQSAPWAELPVEITMDILQRLGMIEIVESAQRVCSTWWKVCHDPAMWRVINLKYDPNSDMRGVLNKICRIAVDRSQGQLLKISIGSKDLLNYIADRSSQLRHLRLVNCGNVAGGLVSAAKNFPLLEELHAHLTFITAEDIESVGQSVGRYCPLLNSFTLNASEYDTPVNLISADDGQALDIAKSMPELRHLALIANTLTNVGLEAILDGCPHLLSLDLRCCYNIDLEGDLGKRCREQIVDRKQPCASCQDYEFYSEFSHYCFSNDDSTFRD; encoded by the exons ATGCCGATTGTTCATAAAGCATCCACAATTGAACCACCGCTGCAATCGGCGCCGTGGGCTGAGCTTCCGGTGGAAATTACTATGGACATTCTGCAGCGTTTGGGAATGATAGAGATAGTGGAGAGTGCGCAGAGGGTTTGTAGTACGTGGTGGAAGGTTTGCCATGATCCCGCTATGTGGCGTGTTATTAACTTGAAATATGACCCTAATAGTGACATGCGTGGTGTGTTGAATAAGATATGTCGGATTGCTGTGGATCGTAGCCAGGGCCAGTTACTCAAAATTAGCATTGGTAGCAAAGACCTGCTCAATTACATTGCTGATAG ATCAAGTCAGCTCAGACATCTCCGACTTGTCAACTGTGGTAACGTTGCTGGAGGTTTGGTTTCAGCTGCCAAGAATTTCCCGTTATTGGAGGAGTTGCACGCTCACTTGACCTTTATTACTGCAGAGGATATAGAAAGTGTTGGGC AAAGTGTTGGTCGTTATTGTCCTCTGCTTAACTCATTCACATTGAATGCCAGTGAATATGATACTCCTGTAAATTTAATATCTGCAGATGATGGTCAAGCTCTAGACATTGCCAAAAGTATGCCTGAATTGCGGCACCTTGCACTTATTGCAAATACGCTGACAAATGTTGGACTTGAAGCTATTCTTGATGGCTGTCCACACCTTTTATCACTTGACTTGCGCTGCTGTTATAATATTGATCTTGAAGGAGATTTAGGTAAAAGATGCAGAGAACAGATTGTAGATCGTAAGCAACCTTGTGCTTCCTGTCAAGATTATGAGTTTTATTCTGAATTTTCACATTACTGTTTCTCTAATGATGACTCTACATTTAGGGACTAG
- the LOC107028279 gene encoding putative F-box/LRR-repeat protein 23 has translation MPTVHKASSIEPVLQSAPWAELPVEITMDILQRLGTTEILESAQRVCSTWWKVCHDPAMWRVIDLKYDPNSHMRGVLNKICRIAVDRSQGQLLKISIGSKDLLNYIADRSSQRRHLRLVNCGNVAGGLVSAAKNFPLLEELHAHLTFITAEDIESVGRYCPLLKSFTLNASRCSTIGYSLSTDDGQALAVATSMPELRHLALLLNPLTNVGLQAILDGCPHLVSLDLRHSNVDLEGDLGRRCRQQIVDLKQPHDSTQDYEFDSKIHYYYGCWSDDEYEYQDYLSNIGRYIDSENENW, from the exons ATGCCGACTGTTCATAAAGCATCCTCAATTGAACCAGTGCTGCAATCGGCGCCGTGGGCTGAGCTTCCGGTGGAAATTACAATGGACATTCTGCAGCGTTTGGGAACGACAGAGATACTGGAGAGTGCTCAGAGGGTTTGTAGTACGTGGTGGAAGGTTTGCCATGATCCCGCTATGTGGCGTGTTATTGACTTGAAATATGACCCTAATAGTCACATGCGTGGTGTGTTGAATAAGATATGTCGGATTGCTGTGGATCGTAGCCAGGGCCAGTTACTCAAAATTAGCATTGGTAGCAAAGACCTGCTCAATTACATTGCTGACAG ATCAAGTCAGCGCAGACATCTCCGACTTGTCAACTGTGGTAACGTTGCTGGAGGTTTGGTTTCAGCTGCCAAGAATTTCCCGTTATTGGAGGAGTTGCACGCTCACTTGACCTTTATTACTGCAGAGGATATAGAAAGTGTTGGGCGTTATTGCCCTCTGCTTAAGTCATTTACATTGAATGCCAGTAGATGCTCTACAATTGGATATTCACTGTCTACAGATGATGGTCAAGCGCTAGCTGTTGCTACAAGTATGCCTGAATTGCGACACCTTGCTCTACTTTTGAATCCATTGACAAATGTAGGACTTCAAGCCATTCTTGATGGCTGTCCACACCTTGTATCGCTTGACTTGCGTCACTCTAATGTTGATCTTGAGGGGGATTTAGGAAGAAGATGCAGGCAACAAATTGTTGATCTAAAGCAACCTCATGATTCCACTCaagattatgaatttgattcaaaaatacattattacTATGGATGCTGGTCCGATGATGAATACGAATACCAAGACTATCTTAGCAATATTGGTCGTTACattgatagtgaaaatgaaAACTGGTAA